The following coding sequences are from one Tissierella sp. window:
- the htpG gene encoding molecular chaperone HtpG: MEKREFRAESKRLLDLMVNSIYTHKEIFLRELISNASDAIDKIYYKALTDESISFNKDDYYINIASDEDNRTLTISDTGIGMSKEELEENLGVIANSGSFAFKKENEIKDGFDIIGQFGVGFYSAFMVAENVRVISKTFGSDQGYKWESDGAEGYTIEPCEKDTIGTEIILKIKENSEDENYDEFLEEYRLKEIIKRYSDFIRYPIKMNVTKSRKKEGSEDEYEEYKEEQVVNSMVPIWRKNKNELTEEDYENFYAEKHYGFDKPIKSIHLSVDGVVRYNSILFIPSKTPYDFYTKEYEKGLELYSNGVMIMSKCPDLLPDYFSFVKGVVDSEDLSLNISREILQHDRQLKVIAKKIEDKIKDELMLLLKNEREKYEEFFESFGRGLKFGIYSSYGMNKETLQDLLLFYSSKEKKMVTLEEYVARMPEEQKYIYYASGESVERINRLPQTELVNDKGYEILYLTDDVDEFAIKMLMNYKEKEFKSVSSGDLGIETDENKEIESELEENKDLFSHMKELLGGKVKDIKPSKRLKEHPVCLSSEGDLSIEMEKILSQMPDNNGIQADKVLEINVHHNVFNTLKSSFENDKEKLELYTNLLYNQALLIEGLPIEDPIEFTNNICKLM, encoded by the coding sequence ATGGAGAAAAGGGAATTTAGGGCAGAATCAAAACGCTTGCTTGATCTAATGGTCAATTCAATTTACACACATAAGGAAATATTCTTAAGAGAGTTAATTTCCAATGCATCTGATGCAATAGACAAAATCTACTACAAAGCCTTAACTGATGAAAGCATATCGTTTAATAAGGATGATTATTATATCAATATAGCAAGTGATGAGGATAATAGGACATTGACTATATCTGATACGGGAATAGGAATGTCAAAGGAAGAGTTAGAGGAGAATCTTGGAGTAATTGCAAATAGTGGTAGCTTTGCATTTAAGAAAGAAAATGAAATAAAAGATGGCTTTGATATAATAGGTCAATTTGGTGTTGGTTTTTATTCCGCATTTATGGTGGCAGAAAATGTAAGGGTAATAAGTAAAACTTTTGGATCGGATCAAGGATATAAATGGGAATCTGATGGGGCAGAGGGTTATACTATAGAGCCTTGTGAAAAAGATACTATTGGAACAGAGATAATACTTAAGATTAAGGAAAATAGTGAAGATGAAAATTACGACGAGTTCCTAGAGGAATATAGATTAAAAGAGATTATTAAGAGATATTCAGACTTTATTAGATACCCAATTAAAATGAATGTGACAAAGAGCAGAAAAAAAGAAGGGTCTGAAGATGAGTATGAAGAGTATAAAGAGGAACAAGTTGTAAATAGTATGGTTCCTATTTGGAGAAAGAACAAGAATGAATTAACAGAAGAAGATTACGAAAACTTCTACGCAGAGAAGCATTATGGTTTTGACAAGCCAATTAAATCAATACATTTATCTGTAGATGGTGTTGTTAGATATAATTCAATACTATTTATACCTAGTAAAACTCCTTATGATTTTTATACTAAGGAATATGAAAAGGGACTAGAACTATATTCAAATGGTGTAATGATAATGAGTAAATGCCCAGATCTACTTCCAGACTATTTTAGTTTTGTAAAAGGAGTAGTAGATTCAGAGGATTTATCTTTGAATATTTCTAGAGAAATATTACAGCACGATAGACAATTGAAAGTTATAGCAAAAAAGATTGAAGATAAGATTAAAGATGAGTTAATGCTATTACTAAAGAATGAAAGAGAAAAGTATGAAGAATTCTTTGAAAGTTTTGGTCGAGGACTTAAATTTGGCATATATAGTAGCTATGGTATGAATAAGGAAACTTTACAGGATTTACTTCTTTTCTATTCTTCAAAAGAAAAGAAAATGGTTACATTGGAAGAATATGTAGCTAGAATGCCAGAGGAGCAAAAATACATCTACTATGCATCTGGAGAATCAGTTGAAAGAATAAATAGATTGCCACAAACTGAGCTTGTAAATGATAAGGGCTATGAAATATTATATCTTACAGATGATGTAGATGAATTTGCAATCAAAATGTTGATGAATTATAAAGAAAAAGAATTCAAATCCGTATCATCTGGTGATTTAGGCATTGAGACAGATGAGAATAAGGAAATAGAATCTGAATTAGAAGAGAATAAAGATTTGTTTTCTCACATGAAGGAATTATTGGGTGGCAAGGTAAAGGATATTAAACCATCAAAGAGGCTAAAAGAGCATCCAGTTTGTTTATCTAGTGAAGGAGATCTTTCCATAGAGATGGAAAAAATCTTAAGCCAAATGCCTGACAATAATGGTATACAGGCTGATAAAGTACTTGAGATAAATGTCCATCACAATGTATTTAATACATTGAAATCTTCCTTTGAAAATGACAAAGAAAAACTAGAACTCTATACAAACTTACTATATAATCAGGCTTTATTAATAGAAGGATTACCTATAGAAGATCCGATTGAGTTCACAAATAATATATGTAAGCTTATGTAA
- a CDS encoding DUF4870 domain-containing protein translates to MNDNDIGNKGKSSLGMDENVAGLLSYLLGFITGIIFFALEKESKFVKFHAMQSILLSAFIFVVSFVLGLVPIIGWMILLILPLVVFLLWVLLMVKAYKYEHFKLPVLGDLAEKYSNQISL, encoded by the coding sequence GTGAATGACAATGATATTGGTAACAAAGGAAAATCATCACTTGGTATGGATGAAAATGTTGCTGGCTTATTATCATATCTATTAGGATTCATCACTGGTATAATATTTTTTGCTCTTGAAAAAGAAAGCAAGTTTGTCAAATTTCATGCCATGCAATCTATACTTTTATCAGCATTTATCTTTGTAGTAAGTTTTGTACTTGGATTGGTTCCAATTATAGGCTGGATGATTTTATTGATTCTACCTTTAGTTGTTTTTCTTCTATGGGTATTGCTGATGGTAAAGGCATATAAATATGAGCATTTCAAGCTTCCAGTACTTGGTGACTTAGCAGAGAAATATTCAAATCAAATAAGTTTATAG
- a CDS encoding DUF445 family protein — MKFLVPIIVGAVIGYFTNWLAIKMLFRPHYEKRIFGMKLPFTPGLIPKERERIGKSIGETVGVYLLSPDTIMESLSSKKTEEQTKQWIESKLTSLRENDATIKEILTNLSDEDYGTIVKAIEGNLVDIVLQHIRKDKFKSKISNIIRANIEELDTDHIYERLDKKLAMILLDISRSTDLRTGLINFMELKLKELSVNEKNVSEIIPIEITNSINKYIDENGYRIGNIIRDNFNDPIVQAKLKASISDLVSKNMSKLIITFISADTISEKIFQILEKYIASEEANKDIIMILESSIHKAMESKASDIFPEIIDSFGVEGLSNIADLIIAYIEDENNHKSLLEIIQNKLKDEESNNKGFIIDYLSKSANLILDSKEASNTLVLFLDDIVQHFMSKPISFYCRNIDEHTASRVYTYSRLLFDKFIRTEMSKIVEIIDISGIVEEKINSFDVNFTEKLILDIADRELKAITWLGGLLGGIIGILTPLIQLLY; from the coding sequence ATGAAATTTTTAGTACCAATTATAGTTGGAGCAGTTATAGGATATTTTACAAATTGGCTTGCAATAAAAATGTTGTTTAGGCCACATTATGAGAAACGGATTTTTGGAATGAAGCTACCATTTACACCAGGACTTATACCTAAGGAGAGAGAGAGAATAGGTAAAAGCATAGGGGAAACAGTAGGAGTATATTTATTATCTCCTGATACAATTATGGAATCTTTGTCTAGCAAAAAAACTGAGGAACAAACAAAGCAATGGATAGAAAGCAAATTAACTAGCCTTAGAGAAAATGATGCAACAATTAAAGAAATATTGACAAATCTTTCAGATGAAGACTATGGTACTATAGTAAAAGCCATAGAAGGCAATTTAGTTGATATAGTACTTCAACACATAAGGAAAGATAAATTTAAATCCAAGATATCTAATATTATTAGAGCTAATATTGAAGAATTAGATACGGATCATATATATGAAAGACTAGATAAAAAATTAGCTATGATTTTATTGGATATATCTAGGTCCACTGATCTTAGAACTGGGCTAATTAACTTTATGGAATTAAAACTTAAGGAACTAAGTGTAAATGAAAAAAATGTATCTGAGATAATCCCAATTGAAATCACCAATTCAATAAATAAATATATTGATGAAAACGGCTATAGAATTGGAAATATTATAAGGGATAATTTTAATGATCCTATTGTTCAGGCTAAATTGAAAGCATCAATTTCCGATTTGGTTTCAAAAAATATGAGTAAGCTAATAATTACTTTTATCAGTGCGGATACCATATCAGAAAAGATATTTCAAATACTAGAAAAGTATATTGCCAGTGAGGAAGCAAACAAGGATATTATTATGATTTTGGAGTCTTCAATTCATAAGGCAATGGAATCTAAAGCTTCAGATATATTCCCTGAAATAATAGATAGCTTTGGTGTTGAAGGCTTATCAAATATTGCAGACTTGATAATAGCTTACATAGAAGATGAGAACAATCATAAATCTTTGCTAGAGATTATTCAGAATAAGCTAAAGGATGAAGAATCAAATAATAAAGGATTTATTATTGATTATTTATCTAAGAGTGCAAATCTCATCTTAGACTCTAAAGAGGCAAGCAATACTTTAGTCCTATTTTTAGATGATATAGTTCAACATTTCATGAGCAAACCTATATCTTTTTACTGCAGAAACATTGATGAACACACGGCTTCAAGAGTTTATACTTATTCTAGGCTTCTATTCGACAAATTTATAAGGACTGAAATGTCGAAGATTGTTGAAATCATCGATATTTCAGGAATAGTTGAGGAAAAGATTAACAGTTTTGATGTGAATTTTACAGAGAAGTTAATACTAGATATTGCAGACAGAGAACTAAAGGCTATTACTTGGTTAGGAGGATTGTTGGGAGGTATTATCGGTATATTAACTCCTCTAATTCAGCTATTATATTAA
- a CDS encoding ATP-binding cassette domain-containing protein: MIEAKNMSLIYGDGTVGLKDVNLKIDAGDIVYITGPSGSGKTSLLKLFMGIEYPTMGELNILNLPITKERSSKIRKLRRIIGPVFQEFKLIKGRTSLENTMIGMRFIGLSNKQIKEASINALCRVGLEHKIHSLVEHLSFGETQRVAIARAVARKPAIILADEPTGNLDLDNAINILELLTSFKDKDTTVIITTHATHLISDIKEGKFIQVDKGSISVESRGEA, from the coding sequence ATGATTGAGGCAAAGAATATGTCTTTAATATATGGTGATGGCACTGTTGGGTTAAAAGATGTAAATCTAAAGATAGATGCAGGTGATATTGTTTATATTACTGGACCCAGTGGATCAGGTAAAACAAGTTTGTTAAAGCTTTTTATGGGGATAGAGTATCCTACGATGGGAGAATTAAATATATTAAATTTACCAATTACAAAAGAGCGGTCATCTAAGATTAGGAAATTAAGAAGAATAATAGGTCCTGTTTTTCAAGAATTTAAACTAATAAAGGGCAGAACTTCCCTAGAAAATACTATGATAGGCATGAGGTTTATAGGTTTATCAAATAAGCAAATAAAAGAAGCCTCAATCAATGCATTATGTAGAGTAGGTCTGGAGCATAAAATACATTCATTAGTTGAACATCTTTCCTTTGGAGAGACTCAGAGAGTTGCCATAGCTAGAGCAGTAGCAAGAAAGCCTGCTATAATATTAGCCGATGAGCCTACAGGGAATCTAGATTTGGATAATGCAATTAACATATTGGAACTACTCACTTCTTTTAAGGACAAAGATACTACTGTAATAATAACTACCCATGCTACACATTTGATTTCAGATATAAAAGAGGGGAAATTTATTCAAGTAGATAAGGGAAGTATTTCTGTAGAAAGCCGAGGTGAGGCTTAA
- a CDS encoding DUF6530 family protein: MKIPTALKHKPVIVSAIYENIDVRNAYDSDAKGLSLD; the protein is encoded by the coding sequence ATGAAAATACCAACAGCTTTAAAGCATAAACCAGTGATAGTATCTGCAATCTATGAGAATATTGATGTTAGAAATGCTTATGACTCAGATGCAAAAGGCCTTTCATTGGACTAG
- a CDS encoding methyl-accepting chemotaxis protein encodes MVGLSKNYDATRVDKFNLILSWIIIISVVLQSFLNNGFDYGLIMSGVGLTFISISMISYFAKINHKVKSFIIGSMATYVGLVMSHLTQGEPKIFLGYYISLTMMGLYFRKSLVLNYGIFFNIIMSIYFYISPTSVLKSGSINEFISYMFLYDISILVIYFMCKWGNEYVQSSIKSENESNLLVKKLEDTMKVIQSSTEVLNNNISNSSNDLQIIRDISNSITLAVQEIATGVSQEANSIQSINNLVLEVGDIVKDTQKISMEVSQVTNETDKLTLNSLEIFNKTNEQMEIINSTVTSAANNVQELESSINNINVILSIIIQISEQTNLLALNAAIEAARAGESGRGFAVVAEEVRKLAELSKENVNDASRIINEINQRTKIVLSEVNQGNEAADIGKDLMEGMIKSFGSMTSSFDKVRNMVKLEDKNVEDLFNRFNEIQYQIENIASISEEHAASIEEIQATIDEQNNRIINSDIAIKDMGKSSKELARTTMQ; translated from the coding sequence ATGGTAGGATTATCAAAGAATTATGATGCTACAAGAGTAGACAAGTTTAACTTAATTCTTAGTTGGATAATTATTATATCGGTGGTATTACAAAGTTTTTTAAATAATGGTTTTGATTATGGATTAATTATGAGTGGAGTAGGATTAACTTTCATATCGATAAGCATGATTTCTTATTTTGCTAAAATTAATCATAAGGTCAAAAGTTTTATAATTGGATCTATGGCAACATATGTAGGCCTGGTAATGTCGCACTTAACCCAAGGAGAGCCTAAAATATTTTTAGGTTATTATATTTCACTAACCATGATGGGACTTTACTTTAGAAAATCTTTGGTATTAAATTATGGAATATTTTTCAATATTATTATGTCAATTTATTTTTATATAAGTCCTACATCTGTACTTAAATCAGGGAGTATCAATGAGTTTATATCATATATGTTTCTTTATGACATATCTATATTAGTCATATACTTTATGTGTAAATGGGGAAATGAATATGTACAATCCTCAATTAAAAGTGAAAATGAATCTAATTTATTAGTGAAAAAGCTTGAAGATACAATGAAAGTTATACAAAGTAGTACAGAGGTGTTAAATAATAATATATCTAATTCTTCAAATGATCTTCAGATAATTAGAGATATAAGTAACTCTATTACCTTAGCTGTTCAAGAGATAGCCACTGGTGTTAGTCAGGAGGCAAATAGTATCCAAAGTATAAACAACTTAGTTTTAGAAGTCGGTGACATAGTTAAAGATACACAGAAGATTTCAATGGAGGTAAGTCAAGTTACTAATGAAACAGATAAACTAACATTAAATAGCCTTGAAATATTCAATAAAACAAATGAACAGATGGAAATAATCAATAGTACGGTCACATCAGCTGCAAACAATGTACAAGAACTGGAAAGCAGTATAAATAATATTAATGTAATATTATCCATTATAATACAGATATCAGAACAAACAAATCTTCTTGCATTAAATGCAGCTATAGAAGCCGCTAGGGCTGGTGAATCAGGTAGGGGCTTTGCAGTTGTTGCAGAAGAGGTGAGAAAACTTGCAGAACTTAGCAAGGAAAATGTTAACGATGCTAGCAGGATAATCAATGAAATAAACCAAAGGACTAAGATAGTGCTATCGGAAGTAAATCAAGGAAACGAAGCAGCAGATATAGGTAAGGATCTTATGGAGGGTATGATTAAAAGCTTTGGTAGTATGACATCCTCTTTTGATAAAGTAAGGAATATGGTGAAATTAGAGGATAAAAATGTTGAAGATCTATTCAACAGATTTAATGAGATCCAATATCAAATAGAAAATATAGCAAGCATATCAGAAGAACATGCCGCTTCAATAGAAGAGATACAGGCAACAATTGATGAGCAGAATAATAGAATAATTAATAGTGATATTGCTATAAAAGATATGGGAAAATCCAGTAAAGAACTTGCAAGAACGACTATGCAATAA
- a CDS encoding adenosylcobalamin-dependent ribonucleoside-diphosphate reductase, with translation MLNVEKRNGIIVIFESEKIANAIKKAMAESELGIDENLANEIADKAVTAFSDLEVVNIEKIQDFVEIELMKSRPDVARLYILYRQERAKLREQGWVMSDLQRDIYEKKYRFNNESFDGFLTRVGGGNNAIKKAIKDKKFMPAGRILAGRGLDKFGRKITLSNCYVMPKVEDNIESIFDTAKYLARTYSYGGGVGLTISKLRPRGAKVNNAANTTTGAVSFMDLFSMVTGLIGMRGRRGALMLNMDCNHPDIEDFIDVKNDLSKVTYANISVNIDDEFMNAVKNNEDYKLSFIVASTGEEISKIVNARELYNKLAKNNWNMAEPGILYKDRIDSWHLMSEDKDFEFAGVNPCAEETLPAFGSCNLSSINLSEFVKKPFTKYAYFEFEKFGEMVRDGVIYLNEVLDENMELHPLEQQREMSRDLRQIGLGIMGLADMFIKLGIKYGGEESISFIHKIGNTMVNEALRQSALLAKEEGPFPRYKAEAVLKSPFLLENADEDVLELIKEYGLRNSQLLTIPPTGSISTLIGCSNGVEPIFQVSYTRKSESLHNVDTYYKVFTSIVKEYMDKTNISKEEDLPDYFITTSNLNYRNRIEVQAVWQQYIDASISSTVNVPNEFTVEEVEELYLYAWERGLKGITIYRDGCARSGILITNKEKDSRLDRIDQLKNELNELAAEQLVEDPDTCPMCGGHLMHSSGCAECQDCGYSPCSI, from the coding sequence ATGTTAAATGTTGAGAAACGAAATGGGATTATAGTGATTTTTGAATCTGAAAAGATTGCAAATGCTATTAAAAAAGCTATGGCTGAATCCGAATTAGGTATTGATGAGAATTTAGCTAATGAAATTGCAGATAAGGCTGTTACTGCTTTTAGTGATTTAGAAGTAGTCAATATTGAAAAGATCCAGGATTTTGTCGAAATTGAACTTATGAAGTCGAGACCTGATGTGGCTAGGCTTTATATTTTATATAGGCAGGAGAGAGCTAAACTAAGGGAACAAGGATGGGTAATGTCGGATCTTCAAAGGGATATTTATGAGAAGAAATATCGCTTTAATAATGAATCTTTTGATGGTTTTTTAACTAGAGTTGGTGGTGGAAATAATGCCATTAAAAAGGCTATAAAGGATAAGAAATTTATGCCAGCTGGACGAATATTAGCAGGTAGAGGCTTGGATAAGTTCGGAAGAAAGATAACATTATCAAACTGTTATGTAATGCCGAAAGTAGAGGACAATATTGAATCAATATTTGATACTGCAAAATACCTAGCAAGAACATATTCATATGGTGGAGGAGTAGGTTTAACTATTTCTAAGCTTAGACCGAGAGGTGCTAAGGTTAACAATGCTGCTAATACTACAACAGGAGCAGTTTCATTTATGGACTTGTTTTCTATGGTTACAGGATTAATTGGCATGAGAGGCAGACGAGGTGCTTTGATGCTAAACATGGATTGCAATCATCCTGATATTGAAGATTTTATTGATGTAAAGAATGATTTATCTAAGGTTACTTATGCAAATATATCTGTAAATATAGATGATGAGTTTATGAATGCAGTTAAAAATAATGAAGATTATAAATTATCTTTTATAGTAGCATCAACAGGTGAAGAAATTAGCAAAATAGTAAATGCCAGAGAACTGTATAATAAACTAGCAAAGAATAATTGGAATATGGCTGAACCTGGGATTTTATATAAAGATCGTATAGACTCTTGGCATTTAATGAGTGAGGATAAGGATTTTGAATTTGCAGGAGTTAATCCATGTGCTGAAGAAACTCTTCCTGCTTTTGGTAGCTGCAATCTCTCATCTATAAATTTATCAGAATTTGTAAAGAAGCCTTTTACCAAGTATGCATATTTTGAATTTGAGAAATTTGGTGAAATGGTAAGAGATGGAGTTATTTATTTAAATGAAGTATTAGATGAAAATATGGAACTACACCCACTAGAACAACAAAGAGAAATGTCTAGAGACCTAAGACAAATAGGACTTGGAATCATGGGATTGGCGGATATGTTTATTAAACTAGGAATAAAATATGGAGGAGAGGAATCTATTTCCTTTATCCATAAAATAGGAAACACTATGGTCAATGAGGCTTTAAGACAATCAGCGTTATTAGCTAAGGAAGAAGGACCATTCCCTAGATATAAGGCAGAAGCAGTTCTCAAATCTCCTTTCCTATTGGAGAATGCAGATGAGGATGTACTGGAGTTAATTAAGGAGTATGGACTTCGCAATAGTCAACTGTTAACCATACCACCTACAGGGAGCATATCGACTTTAATTGGATGTAGTAACGGAGTGGAGCCTATATTCCAAGTATCTTATACAAGAAAGTCCGAATCTCTTCATAATGTTGACACATATTATAAAGTATTTACATCTATCGTTAAGGAATATATGGATAAAACCAATATATCAAAAGAAGAAGATTTGCCAGATTACTTTATTACAACTTCTAACTTAAACTATAGAAATAGAATAGAAGTTCAAGCTGTATGGCAACAATATATAGATGCTAGTATTTCATCTACTGTTAATGTTCCTAATGAATTTACAGTTGAAGAAGTAGAAGAACTATATTTATATGCTTGGGAAAGAGGGTTAAAGGGAATCACCATTTATCGTGATGGCTGTGCAAGGTCTGGTATATTAATTACTAATAAAGAAAAAGATAGTAGATTAGATAGGATAGATCAGTTGAAAAATGAATTAAATGAATTAGCAGCTGAGCAATTAGTTGAAGATCCAGATACATGTCCAATGTGTGGAGGTCATTTAATGCATTCCAGTGGATGTGCAGAATGCCAAGACTGTGGATATAGTCCTTGTTCAATTTAA
- the fdhF gene encoding formate dehydrogenase subunit alpha has protein sequence MINININNMDYEIPENLTVLQACNQFGIHVPTLCHDERLEAEASCNLCIVEVNGQSDLKTSCSLRVEEGMIIKTNSQKVISARREVLDKLIWGHPDDCTDCHKTRDCKLHSYCDEYEVVNKTASYTSDREIYPKDTTNLFYDIDPNKCISCNLCINVCNELQGRSSLEINHKGYISRKTSSSENNQCEDCGNCVSVCPTGALMPKQYMMEVGELHDTETMKQNKEETEESRYVKTTCAYCGVGCQLELVVKDEHVVDCKPVNVLPNTGLLCVKGKFGFKFINHPDRLKTPLIRKNGEFVEASWEEAYNLITEKANEIKSKYGSDVFGGLSSARCTNEENYLFQKLVRVGFGTNNIDHCARLUHSSSVVGLATTLGSGAMTNSIEEILDTDLMFIIGSNTSENHPVISNKMRMAKKKGAKIIVADPRETDMAKISDIYLQMRPGNNIALINAMMNEIIKNDLHDKKYIEERTENFDEFAEHIKSFTAEKVADVCDLDPEDIKKAARMYAEAENAGIYYAMGITQHVSGSYAVMALSNLAMLCGNIGKEFTGINPLRGQNNVQGSCDMGSLPGDYPGYQKVYKKEVREKFEKAWGVTLPSKSGLTLQEIIHGGEDGSIRFLYIMGENPMLTDPDLKNVEKALKNVDFLVVQDIFLSETAAIADVVLPAASFAEKDGTFTNTERRVQRVRKAIEPVGDSKPDWKIIMDIMNRLGMNQNYKHPSEIMEEIASLTPEYGGISYDRLEEVGIQWPCLDKDHPGTKLLHEGKFDRGKALFVTVDNISSAELVDMHYPFIMTTGRVLYQYHSMTMTGRVDALDKKAPDSFIEMNTATVDRLGLHDGEEVKVTSRRGSVVTTVKSTDRIAEDVLFMPFHYSDAKVNYLTNPEVDKMAKIPELKVAAVRVEKVV, from the coding sequence ATGATAAATATAAATATTAATAATATGGACTATGAAATCCCTGAAAACTTGACAGTACTTCAGGCATGCAATCAATTTGGTATACATGTTCCAACCTTATGCCATGATGAAAGATTAGAGGCTGAAGCCTCATGCAATCTATGTATTGTTGAAGTTAATGGTCAATCTGACCTAAAAACTTCATGCTCTCTTAGAGTAGAAGAAGGTATGATAATTAAAACAAATAGCCAAAAAGTAATATCTGCTCGAAGAGAAGTGTTGGACAAATTAATATGGGGTCACCCTGATGATTGTACTGATTGTCATAAAACAAGAGATTGTAAACTACATTCTTATTGTGATGAATATGAAGTTGTAAATAAAACAGCTTCATATACAAGTGATAGAGAAATATATCCTAAGGACACTACAAATCTATTTTATGATATAGATCCTAACAAATGCATTTCTTGCAATCTATGCATAAATGTATGCAATGAATTACAAGGTAGAAGTTCCTTAGAAATCAACCATAAAGGATATATATCTAGAAAAACTTCATCCTCTGAAAATAATCAATGTGAAGACTGTGGGAATTGCGTATCAGTATGTCCCACAGGTGCTCTAATGCCAAAACAATATATGATGGAAGTAGGCGAACTGCACGATACAGAAACTATGAAGCAAAATAAGGAAGAAACTGAAGAATCAAGATATGTTAAAACAACATGTGCATATTGTGGAGTTGGCTGCCAACTAGAATTAGTAGTTAAAGATGAACATGTGGTAGATTGTAAGCCCGTTAATGTATTGCCTAACACGGGTTTGTTGTGCGTTAAGGGAAAGTTTGGTTTTAAATTCATTAATCACCCTGATAGATTAAAAACTCCTCTCATAAGGAAAAACGGTGAGTTTGTGGAAGCCTCTTGGGAAGAAGCATATAATTTAATAACTGAAAAAGCCAATGAAATAAAGTCAAAGTACGGAAGTGATGTGTTCGGTGGGTTGAGTTCAGCAAGATGTACAAATGAAGAAAATTATTTATTTCAAAAGCTTGTTAGAGTAGGGTTTGGTACTAACAATATTGATCATTGCGCACGACTCTGACATTCTTCATCAGTTGTAGGACTTGCAACTACTTTAGGAAGCGGCGCCATGACTAATAGTATCGAGGAAATATTAGATACAGACCTAATGTTTATAATTGGATCAAATACTTCAGAAAATCATCCAGTTATATCCAATAAAATGAGGATGGCGAAGAAAAAAGGGGCCAAAATTATTGTAGCAGACCCTAGAGAAACTGATATGGCTAAAATATCAGATATATATTTACAAATGAGGCCAGGTAATAATATTGCCCTTATAAATGCAATGATGAATGAGATAATCAAAAATGATTTGCACGATAAAAAATATATAGAAGAAAGAACCGAAAATTTTGATGAATTTGCAGAACATATTAAATCATTTACAGCAGAAAAGGTAGCTGATGTATGTGACCTTGATCCTGAAGATATAAAAAAAGCTGCTAGAATGTATGCAGAGGCTGAAAATGCTGGGATATACTATGCCATGGGAATAACTCAACATGTTTCAGGTAGCTATGCTGTTATGGCTTTATCTAACCTTGCAATGCTTTGTGGAAATATAGGAAAGGAATTCACAGGTATCAATCCTTTGCGTGGACAAAACAATGTACAGGGCTCATGTGATATGGGTAGCCTTCCTGGGGATTATCCAGGATATCAAAAGGTATATAAGAAGGAAGTGAGGGAAAAGTTTGAAAAGGCTTGGGGAGTTACTCTACCATCAAAATCAGGATTAACCCTACAAGAAATAATACACGGAGGAGAAGATGGCAGTATTAGGTTCCTATATATTATGGGTGAAAATCCTATGCTTACAGACCCAGATTTAAAGAATGTAGAAAAGGCTTTAAAAAATGTGGATTTTTTAGTTGTGCAAGATATCTTTCTATCTGAGACAGCTGCCATTGCTGATGTTGTCCTCCCTGCAGCCTCTTTTGCTGAGAAGGATGGAACTTTTACAAATACGGAGAGAAGAGTTCAACGAGTAAGAAAAGCAATCGAACCTGTTGGAGATTCTAAGCCTGACTGGAAAATCATTATGGATATAATGAATAGACTGGGAATGAATCAAAATTATAAGCACCCATCAGAAATAATGGAAGAAATTGCTTCACTAACCCCTGAATACGGCGGAATATCCTATGATAGATTAGAGGAAGTAGGAATACAATGGCCTTGCTTAGATAAGGATCACCCTGGAACTAAACTCTTGCATGAAGGAAAGTTTGATAGAGGGAAGGCCTTATTTGTAACAGTAGACAATATTTCAAGTGCAGAGCTAGTAGATATGCATTACCCATTTATTATGACTACAGGCAGGGTATTATATCAATATCACAGTATGACTATGACAGGTAGAGTAGATGCACTTGACAAGAAAGCCCCAGATTCCTTTATCGAGATGAATACAGCAACTGTTGATAGATTAGGATTACATGATGGAGAAGAAGTAAAAGTTACTTCTAGGCGTGGCTCAGTGGTCACTACAGTAAAGTCAACCGATAGGATAGCTGAAGATGTATTATTTATGCCTTTTCATTATTCAGATGCAAAGGTAAATTACCTAACAAATCCTGAAGTAGATAAAATGGCAAAGATACCAGAATTAAAAGTTGCAGCTGTAAGGGTTGAAAAAGTAGTCTAA